Genomic window (Rathayibacter sp. VKM Ac-2760):
GCGTCCGTCCGAGCATCCGGCCGACCGTCCTTTCGTCCGTCCGAGAAGAATCTCGACGGCGGATGAACGCCGGCGCCGTCCGGGCAGTACCCCTCTGCGAGTCGCCGATCTCCGGCGACCGGCAGTTTCAAGGAGTACACGATGAGCAGGACCCTGAAAGTCGGCATCACCGCTGTCGCCGTGGCCGGTGTGATGGCCGTGGCCCCCGTCTTCGCCGGAGCGAGCAGTGTTGCTCCCGCCGCGGCGACCAGCGCTTCCAGCAGTACCTCGGTCGACGCGACCGCCGCGAGCCTGGTCAGCGCGGCCCGCGCGGTGGCGGGCAAGCTGCGCGTCGTCGGTCTCGCCGACGGCGGCACGAAGCTCGTGCAGTTCAATCCCCTCAAGCCCGGCACGGTGACGGGCAGCGTCGCCGTCAGCGGCCTGACCGGCGGCGACACCGCGCTGGTCGGCATCGACTACCGGGTCCAGGACGGCAAGCTCTACGGCGTCGGGAACACCGCGGCGAGCGCCGGCGTCTACTCCATCGACGCGGCCACCGGAGTGGCGACCCCGGTCACCCGCCTCACCGTGGCGCTGAGCGGCACCGCCTTCGGAGTCGACTTCAACCCCGCCGCGAACGCTCTCCGCGTGATCAGCGACACCGGGCAGAACCTCCGCCAGCCGTTCGCCACTCCCGGCGCGGCGACGGTGGCCGACGGCGCGCTGAGCTACGCGGCGCCCGCGGTGGCCACGGGCGTCAACGGGGCGGCGTACACCAACAACGACCTCGACCCGAACACGGCGACCACCCTGTTCGTCCTGGACACGGCGCTCGACCAGATCGCCATCCAGTCCCCGGCGAACGCGGGCACGCTGGCGCCGACCGGGAAGCTCGGCGTCGACGCGGCGGGCGTCACCGGCTTCGACATCTACTCCGTGCTCCGCAACGGCAGCTCCGTCGGCTCGATCGGCCTCGCCGCCGTCAACGGGTCGCTCTACCAGGTCGGCGTGCTCGAGGGCACGGCCACCCGGCTCGGCACCCTCGGCGGGGGCGTCACCGACATCGCGATCCCGCTCGTCCAGCGCTGATCCGGAGGCGCTGACCCTGAGGCGCTGACCCTGAGACGCTGAACTGGGCGCGCGCCCTCGCCCGCCGATGCTCCCCCGGGAGCATCCGCGCGGGCGGGAGGCGCGCGCCCTTTCGTCATCCCTGCCGCTCGGCCGCTTCCCCCGGCTCCGGACTCGCGGACGTCGACGGCTCGGCGTGAGCGTCGAGTCGACGGGCGAGCCCGGTCATCGCCGCGCTCAGCTCCGCCTGCCCGGACACCTGGAACGGCACTCCCAGGCCGGCGAACCGAGCCGCCAGCGCGGTCCACGACCAGGACCCCGCGGTGAGGCGACAGCGCCCCGAGCCGAGCACCTCGAGGACGTCGTCCGCCCCGAGGTAGGGCCGGACCGCGTCGGCAGCGACCTCGAGGTCCGCCGTGCCGACGCAGGGCGGGCCGCTGGTCCCGTCTCCGCCGCGGAACCGGGAGTCGACGAAGACCGCCGGGTCGCCTCCCGGCACCTCGCGCCGCGCGAAGGGCGCGCCGGTGGGGCTGTCGGGCCGGATCCGGTCGACGCGGTAGGTGCGCCAGTCGTCGCGGTCCGGCACCCACGCGAGCAGGTACCAGCGGCCGTTCCGCGCGACGACGGCGTGCGGCTGGACGCGGATCGACGGCCGGTCGCCGGTCCCCGTCTCCGGCGAGGCGTAGGCGAAGCGGAGGATCTGCCGATCGCGCACCGCGGTGCTCACCGCGATGAGGACGTCGGGGTCGACGGTGTCGCGACCGGGGGCGACGACCACCTGCACCGCGTCGACCCGGGCGCGGAGTCGGGTGGGCATCACCTGGCGCACGGTCGCGAGCGCCCGGGTCGCCGCTTCCGCGATGTCCGCCCCGGAGGCGGGGGCGACCGCGAGCGCGAGCGCGACGGCGACCGCCTGCTCCTCGTCGAAGAGCAGCGGCGGCAGCTCGGACCCCGCGGCGAGCCGGTAGCCGCCGGCCGGTCCCCGTGCGGCATCGATGCGGTAGCCGAGGCCGCGCAGGCGGTCGACGTCGCGGCGCACCGTCCGCGGGCTGACGTCCAGTCGCTGCGCGAGGACCTCACCGGCCCACTCCCGGCGCACCTGCAGCAGCGAGAGCAGTTCGAGCATGCGCGAGGAGGGTCCGGTCACGGATTCCAGTGTCCAGGAAGAAGAGGACAGGATCCGACCGCATCTCCCGGCAGGCTGGCGGCACGGCGGCCGTTCGGGCCGCCAGGACACCGATCAGGAGAGCCATCATGACCTTCACCGTCACGCCGCACCTCAACTTCGACGGCGACGCCCGCGCGGCGCTCGAGTTCTACGGCGCCGCCCTCGGCGTCGAGCCCACCGTCGTGACCTACGGCCAGATCGGCGCGTCCGAGGACCCGGCGTGGGCCGACCGCGTCGTGTACGGGGACGTCGTCACACCCGACGGCTTCGCGATCAAGGCGTTCGACGTCTGGCCGCACCAGACCTGGGACCAGGGCTCGAACGCGTTCTACGCCTACGTCGAGGGCACCGACGAGGCGGCGATCACCCGGCTCTGGCACGGACTGCTCGAGGGCGCCGAGATCCGACAGCCCCTCGGCCCCTCCGCCTGGTCACCGCTCGCCGGGCAGCTCCGCGACCGCTTCGGCGTGATCTGGGCCCTGGACGTCCCCGCCGCGCGCTGATCGCGGGGCGCCTCCGGCCTGCCCTAGTGTCGGCAGAGCCGGGGGCGTCGCGCTCCCGCTGAGGGGATCCCATGTCACTGCTTCCGCGCGCCGCCGCCCGGCGCACGCTCGCTCTCGCCGCCGCCGTCCTGGTCGCCGGCTCCGCACTCGCCACTCCCGCGTTCGCCGAGGAGACGGACGGGCCCGCCGTGATCACCGGTCGAGTCCTGTTCGAAGGATCACCGGACGCCCCTCCCGCCGCCGGAACCGGGGTGCTGCTCCTCCCCGTGTCCACCGGCGAGGTGCAGGCCGGCGTCTCGACGACCACGGCCGCGGACGGCTCCTTCACCGCGACCGTCGAACCCGGGGTGGGCTACTTCGTCG
Coding sequences:
- a CDS encoding DUF4394 domain-containing protein; protein product: MSRTLKVGITAVAVAGVMAVAPVFAGASSVAPAAATSASSSTSVDATAASLVSAARAVAGKLRVVGLADGGTKLVQFNPLKPGTVTGSVAVSGLTGGDTALVGIDYRVQDGKLYGVGNTAASAGVYSIDAATGVATPVTRLTVALSGTAFGVDFNPAANALRVISDTGQNLRQPFATPGAATVADGALSYAAPAVATGVNGAAYTNNDLDPNTATTLFVLDTALDQIAIQSPANAGTLAPTGKLGVDAAGVTGFDIYSVLRNGSSVGSIGLAAVNGSLYQVGVLEGTATRLGTLGGGVTDIAIPLVQR
- a CDS encoding WYL domain-containing protein produces the protein MTGPSSRMLELLSLLQVRREWAGEVLAQRLDVSPRTVRRDVDRLRGLGYRIDAARGPAGGYRLAAGSELPPLLFDEEQAVAVALALAVAPASGADIAEAATRALATVRQVMPTRLRARVDAVQVVVAPGRDTVDPDVLIAVSTAVRDRQILRFAYASPETGTGDRPSIRVQPHAVVARNGRWYLLAWVPDRDDWRTYRVDRIRPDSPTGAPFARREVPGGDPAVFVDSRFRGGDGTSGPPCVGTADLEVAADAVRPYLGADDVLEVLGSGRCRLTAGSWSWTALAARFAGLGVPFQVSGQAELSAAMTGLARRLDAHAEPSTSASPEPGEAAERQG
- a CDS encoding VOC family protein, which gives rise to MTFTVTPHLNFDGDARAALEFYGAALGVEPTVVTYGQIGASEDPAWADRVVYGDVVTPDGFAIKAFDVWPHQTWDQGSNAFYAYVEGTDEAAITRLWHGLLEGAEIRQPLGPSAWSPLAGQLRDRFGVIWALDVPAAR